From Nguyenibacter vanlangensis, one genomic window encodes:
- a CDS encoding SCO family protein: MQDRDRRRLIIGGVIALAAVVGGYGTFRIMDRMGPILSTYGNEIGGSFRLISAADGEVADTDFLGRWMLVYFGYTHCPDTQCGATLHAMAGAMDLMGAQARLVAPLFISVDPMRDTAELLRAYTLRFGPHIIALTGAPNMIKAVTAEYHAPYVRHPGTNGDYAMEPSPRIVIMSPEGRYAGTVEATATAGQIADRLRSLMATQ; encoded by the coding sequence ATGCAGGACAGGGACAGGCGGCGGCTGATCATAGGGGGCGTCATCGCGCTGGCCGCGGTGGTGGGCGGGTACGGCACCTTTCGGATCATGGACCGGATGGGCCCGATCCTCTCGACCTACGGCAACGAGATCGGCGGGTCGTTCCGTCTGATCAGCGCCGCCGACGGCGAAGTGGCGGATACCGATTTCCTGGGCCGCTGGATGCTGGTCTATTTCGGCTACACCCATTGCCCGGACACGCAATGCGGGGCGACGCTGCACGCGATGGCCGGGGCGATGGACCTGATGGGCGCGCAGGCGCGGCTGGTGGCGCCGCTGTTCATCTCGGTCGATCCGATGCGCGATACGGCCGAACTGCTGCGGGCCTACACGCTGCGCTTCGGGCCGCACATCATCGCGCTCACCGGCGCGCCGAACATGATCAAGGCCGTGACGGCCGAATACCATGCCCCCTATGTCCGGCACCCAGGCACCAACGGCGACTACGCCATGGAGCCGTCACCGCGCATCGTCATCATGTCGCCCGAGGGCCGCTATGCCGGGACGGTCGAGGCCACGGCCACCGCCGGCCAGATCGCCGACCGCCTGCGCAGCCTGATGGCGACGCAATAA
- a CDS encoding zinc-finger domain-containing protein, with translation MQVQTQYPTPTPQLGHVETVIVQSRTPACDGGAGALGHPRVWLRIAAHQTFCPYCSRLFVLNPDAVDEAAH, from the coding sequence ATGCAGGTCCAGACCCAGTATCCGACGCCGACGCCCCAACTGGGGCATGTCGAAACCGTGATCGTGCAGTCCCGCACCCCGGCCTGCGACGGGGGCGCGGGGGCGCTGGGCCATCCGCGCGTGTGGCTGCGCATCGCCGCCCACCAGACGTTCTGCCCCTATTGCTCGCGCCTGTTCGTGCTGAATCCCGACGCGGTGGACGAGGCCGCGCACTGA
- the polA gene encoding DNA polymerase I, whose product MSDNAPIHLILVDGSGFIFRAYHALPPMTAPDGTPVNAVFGFTNMLARLLRDHAGTHLAVIFDAGRKTFRNEIYDQYKAHRPEPPEDLRPQFGLVRAATAAFGVPGIEEPGWEADDLIAAYARHVTEAGGRCTVVSSDKDLMQLIRPGVEMMDPIRQKPIGLKEVEAKFGVTPDKVIDVQALIGDSVDNVPGVPGIGPKTASALIAEYGSLDAILAGAAAMKPSRRRDNLIEYADKARLSRDLVTLRADAPCPLPLDALICREPDEALLGEWLQRMGFRSILHRMGVKDSAAAVGVAIPAPAPSLVSSPASSSASSPVSADAAPDQAPYGPYETVTSAEALERWLAEARAAGFCALDTETDGLDPLRAGLVGISLAVAPGRACYIPLAHQAEPQLLPEDGAQDPAAVQLPAGLVLALLGPLLADPSVLKIFQNAKFDLLVLTRAGAPQPAPVDDTMLIAYAQFAGKHGQGMDELSRLYLGHAPIPYDAVTGTGRNRIPFARVDLARATAYAAEDADVTLRLWLALRPQLRIHRSLALYEALERPLVAVLADMERTGIAIDVAELRRLSADFAARMAEMETEIHRLAGRPFNVGSPKQLGEILFDEMGLPGGKRMKSGAWGTDSSVLQDLSDQGHDLPGRILAWRQLAKLKSTYADALVGQADPGTARVHTSFQMAITSTGRLSSNEPNLQNIPIRTEEGGRIRRAFVAGPGQVLLSADYSQIELRLLAHVANIPALREAFALGQDIHARTASEVFGIPIEGMDPLTRRRAKAINFGIIYGISAFGLGRQLGIPPGEARSYIDAYFARYPGIRDYMERIKDEARRQGYVTTPFGRRCWVPGIAEKNAARRAYAERQAINAPLQGGAADIIKRAMVRLPQALAAASLDGRLLLQVHDELLFEVRADQQETLGALVKQVMESAASLTVPLVVETGAGANWADAH is encoded by the coding sequence ATGTCCGACAACGCCCCGATTCACCTGATCCTGGTCGACGGATCGGGGTTCATCTTCCGCGCCTATCATGCCCTGCCGCCGATGACCGCGCCCGACGGCACGCCCGTCAACGCGGTGTTCGGCTTCACCAACATGCTGGCGCGCCTGCTGCGCGACCATGCGGGCACGCACCTGGCGGTGATCTTCGACGCGGGGCGGAAGACCTTCCGCAACGAAATCTACGACCAGTACAAGGCCCACCGCCCCGAACCGCCCGAGGATCTGCGTCCGCAATTCGGCCTGGTGCGCGCCGCGACGGCGGCATTCGGCGTGCCGGGGATCGAGGAACCGGGCTGGGAGGCCGACGACCTGATCGCCGCCTATGCCCGGCACGTGACCGAGGCCGGCGGACGCTGCACCGTCGTGTCGTCCGACAAGGACCTGATGCAGCTCATCCGCCCCGGGGTGGAAATGATGGACCCGATCCGCCAAAAACCGATCGGGCTGAAGGAGGTCGAGGCCAAGTTCGGCGTGACCCCGGACAAGGTGATCGACGTGCAGGCGCTGATCGGCGATTCGGTCGACAACGTGCCGGGCGTGCCGGGGATCGGGCCCAAGACCGCCTCGGCGCTGATCGCGGAATATGGCTCGCTGGACGCGATCCTGGCGGGGGCGGCGGCGATGAAGCCGTCCAGGCGCCGCGACAACCTGATCGAATATGCCGACAAGGCCCGGCTGTCGCGCGACCTGGTGACCCTGCGCGCCGACGCGCCCTGCCCATTGCCGCTGGACGCGCTGATCTGCCGCGAACCGGACGAGGCGCTGCTGGGGGAATGGCTGCAAAGGATGGGGTTCCGCTCCATCCTGCACCGGATGGGGGTCAAGGACTCGGCGGCCGCGGTCGGCGTGGCGATACCGGCGCCCGCCCCCAGTCTAGTCTCTTCTCCGGCATCCTCTTCCGCTTCATCTCCTGTCTCTGCGGACGCGGCGCCCGACCAGGCGCCCTATGGACCGTACGAGACGGTGACCAGCGCCGAGGCGCTGGAACGCTGGCTGGCCGAGGCGCGCGCCGCCGGCTTCTGCGCGCTGGATACCGAAACCGACGGGCTGGACCCGCTGCGCGCCGGGCTGGTGGGGATTTCGCTGGCGGTGGCGCCCGGCCGCGCCTGCTACATCCCCCTGGCGCACCAGGCCGAGCCGCAATTGCTGCCCGAGGACGGCGCGCAGGACCCGGCGGCGGTGCAGTTGCCCGCCGGCCTGGTGCTGGCGCTGCTGGGGCCGCTGCTGGCGGACCCGTCGGTGCTCAAGATCTTCCAGAACGCCAAGTTCGACCTGCTGGTGCTGACCCGCGCGGGCGCGCCGCAGCCGGCGCCGGTCGACGATACGATGCTGATCGCCTACGCCCAGTTCGCCGGCAAGCACGGCCAGGGCATGGACGAATTGTCGCGCCTGTACCTGGGTCACGCCCCGATCCCCTATGACGCGGTAACGGGCACCGGGCGCAACCGCATCCCCTTCGCCCGGGTCGACCTGGCCCGGGCCACCGCCTATGCCGCCGAGGACGCGGACGTGACCCTGCGCCTGTGGCTGGCGCTGCGGCCGCAATTGCGCATCCACCGCTCGCTGGCGTTGTACGAGGCACTGGAACGGCCGCTGGTGGCGGTGCTGGCGGACATGGAACGGACCGGCATCGCCATCGACGTGGCCGAACTGCGCCGCCTGTCGGCCGATTTCGCCGCCCGCATGGCCGAGATGGAGACCGAGATCCACCGCCTGGCCGGCCGGCCGTTCAATGTCGGCTCGCCCAAGCAGCTCGGCGAGATCCTGTTCGACGAGATGGGACTGCCGGGCGGCAAGCGGATGAAATCCGGCGCCTGGGGCACCGATTCGTCGGTCCTGCAGGATCTGTCCGACCAGGGGCACGACCTGCCGGGGCGGATCCTGGCCTGGCGGCAGCTCGCCAAGCTGAAATCGACCTATGCCGACGCGCTGGTGGGCCAGGCGGACCCCGGGACGGCGCGCGTGCATACCTCGTTCCAGATGGCCATCACCTCGACCGGGCGGCTTTCATCCAACGAGCCGAACCTGCAGAACATCCCCATCCGGACCGAGGAAGGCGGCCGCATCCGCCGCGCCTTCGTCGCCGGACCGGGGCAGGTGCTGCTGTCGGCCGATTATTCGCAGATCGAATTGCGGCTGCTGGCCCACGTGGCCAACATCCCCGCGTTGCGCGAGGCTTTCGCGCTGGGGCAGGACATCCATGCCCGCACCGCCTCCGAGGTGTTCGGCATCCCGATCGAAGGCATGGACCCCCTGACCCGCCGCCGGGCCAAGGCGATCAATTTCGGCATCATCTACGGCATCAGCGCGTTCGGGCTGGGGCGGCAGCTCGGTATTCCGCCGGGCGAGGCGCGCTCCTATATCGATGCCTATTTCGCGCGCTATCCGGGCATTCGCGACTATATGGAACGGATCAAGGACGAGGCACGGCGCCAGGGCTATGTCACCACCCCGTTCGGGCGGCGCTGCTGGGTGCCGGGCATCGCCGAGAAGAACGCGGCGCGCCGCGCCTATGCCGAGCGGCAGGCGATCAACGCGCCGCTGCAGGGCGGGGCGGCCGACATCATCAAGCGCGCGATGGTCCGGCTGCCGCAGGCGCTGGCGGCGGCCAGCCTGGACGGGCGGCTGCTGCTGCAGGTCCATGACGAACTTCTGTTCGAGGTCCGGGCGGACCAGCAGGAAACGCTGGGCGCCCTGGTGAAACAGGTCATGGAATCGGCGGCCAGCCTGACGGTGCCGCTGGTGGTCGAGACCGGGGCCGGAGCGAATTGGGCGGACGCGCATTGA